Genomic segment of Cytobacillus suaedae:
AATACAAATAAATTTAATATCAGTTTCATCTTATTCCCTTTAGTCTTAAGATACTTAAATATAATTATGATACAAGTGGTGTTCACTGATCTGGGAGAATGATTTTTGATAGTGCGGTTGATTTCCTTGTGATTAGAGTAGATTCTACTAAATTACCCTTGTTAGAATCAAAAAGCTGTATCAAAAGAATTGACACACATAAATATGTAATATAACATATACCTAGGATTACTATGCATAGAAATAGTATGTATTGGAGGGAGACTGTTATGAAGATTAGTAAAGAGTTGCTAAAAGGTAGTACCACTACTCTTATTTTAAGCCTACTTAATTCAAAACCAATGTATGGCTATGAAATTATTAAAGAGTTGGAAATGAAGTCTGAGGGAATTTTTACTTTTAAAGAAGGAACGATTTATCCCATCCTGCACACCCTTGAAGATAAAGGACTGATTATTTCTTATTGGGAAGAAGGCCACGGGAAGAGAAAGAGAAAGTATTATAATATCAATGGGAAAGGTAAGGAATTTATAAAGGAAAAAAAAGAAGAATGGTCAATCTTTAAGACTGCAGTGGACGAAGTGTTGAAAGGAGAGAAAATCGTATGGGATTAGAAAACGATTTTGAAGTATATATTAAAGAATTGTGTAAACAAATAAGAAATAAAGATGTACACTCTAGTATAAAACTTGAAATAAGTGATCATCTTCAGACACTTAAAGAGGAAGCCTTGCTTGCTGGACTCTCAGAAGAAGAGGCAATCGATCAAGCATTGGCTCGTATGGGAGATGTAAAGTTGCTTGGAAAGCAGCTTAACGAGACCCATAAAGCCCCAATGGATATCAAAACCATACTTCCAGTAATAATAGCTTCACTGTTTGGATTACTAGTAATGTATTATTTACAATTTCATTCTACTTTTACAGAGATTCAGGATATGAAAGTATTTAATAAAAGTCTTATCTTTTACTTGTTAGGAATTCTATTGATGCTAAGCTTGTCTACGTTTGATTATAGAAAGTTATTAAAGTTCTCCAAACACCTATATGCGGGAACGGTTCTAATTCTATTAATAACTGTTCTTTTTGGTGTTAGAGTCGATGGTGTTCCTTTTTTAATCTTAGGTTTTGCCAATATTAATTTTACCGAGATTACTCCTTTTCTCCTGGTTATGTCCTTTGCTGGAATCTTTCATTCTTGGAATTGGAATGATTCTCGAAAATCTTGGCTTGGAGTAGGTATTCTGGCATTCCCTATCTTATTGTTATTAACAACAAGTGCCATAGCAACTTCTATCATTTGTATTATTAGCTGCACAGCCATTATGTTTGGATCTAGAGCCAGTCTTAAACAAGCAATAACATTCGCAGCAGCTGCCTCTATATGGCCAATCTTCAACCTGTTGGTTCTATCTCGAAATTATACATCGATCGATACCAAGGATATTAAACAATTAGGCGCATCTGATTTTATTGGAAATAGTCTTAATCTACCCCCAAATTTAATTTCTGAAGTACATACAGATTTTATATTCACGTACATCATCTATTCAATTGGCTGGTTAGCCGCGATTATTGCTTTCGTATTGGTTGTGTTTTTCATTTGGAGAATATTGGGTGCTGCGAAAAGCGTTAATTTCATTTATGGTAAAATGCTGGTTATAGGGTTGGCAGTAACCTTTGCAAGCCAATTTATACTAAGCATCCTGACAAACCTGGGCTTATCACCTTTACCTGGTGTAGCCATGCCATTCATGAGCTTTGGAGGCTCACATATATTGTTGGAGATGATTGCAGTAGGTCTGATTTTAAGCATATTCAGAAAACGAAAAGCAGCTGATATACTCTGGTTGGACGTAAAAAATAATACCTAAACTATTATAGTGATATTCCCTTAATTCCCCTCTTCGTAATCATATAAAAGGGGAATTATTTTTTTTATTTTAGGATGCGTAAATTAGTTTAAGCTTCAAAATATCAAAAAAATAACAGATGACTATGCCAATCATTGTTGACCCAGTATAAGTCTACTATGCATTAAAGAATGACGACTTTCTTATTACACATTCCTACCCGTTAGCACAAGAAGCGACTATTCTTTTTGAACAATCGGCCCGTTAGCCGAAGAATGTATTAGTCATAAACCGTTAATATTGCTCAGTCTTTTTTATAGTCAATAAAGTGGTGTTCAGGATTGTTGGAAGACACATATACAATAGCATCATTCTTGTCGCCGTTTTTTCCTGTTATAACATAATAAACAGGTGTGTATAATTTTGCATCGTCAGGTCTTTTATCTAATTCATCAGTCTGCAAATCTCTTAGTACAATATCCTGGATTTCTAAATTATAGACAGTTTTTGCAATTTCCTCAGCATGTTCTTGAGAGGTGTTGGGTGTACCAGGAGGACTTGCCTCTTCTTTAGCACTTTGTTGGCAGCCTAATGATCCTATTGAGAAAAATATTAACAATAAAGTCAAACTAAATTTCTTCAATAACATCACTCCTTTTATTATTAGTCGTGATTTCTAGGCTT
This window contains:
- a CDS encoding PadR family transcriptional regulator is translated as MKISKELLKGSTTTLILSLLNSKPMYGYEIIKELEMKSEGIFTFKEGTIYPILHTLEDKGLIISYWEEGHGKRKRKYYNINGKGKEFIKEKKEEWSIFKTAVDEVLKGEKIVWD
- a CDS encoding FtsW/RodA/SpoVE family cell cycle protein encodes the protein MGLENDFEVYIKELCKQIRNKDVHSSIKLEISDHLQTLKEEALLAGLSEEEAIDQALARMGDVKLLGKQLNETHKAPMDIKTILPVIIASLFGLLVMYYLQFHSTFTEIQDMKVFNKSLIFYLLGILLMLSLSTFDYRKLLKFSKHLYAGTVLILLITVLFGVRVDGVPFLILGFANINFTEITPFLLVMSFAGIFHSWNWNDSRKSWLGVGILAFPILLLLTTSAIATSIICIISCTAIMFGSRASLKQAITFAAAASIWPIFNLLVLSRNYTSIDTKDIKQLGASDFIGNSLNLPPNLISEVHTDFIFTYIIYSIGWLAAIIAFVLVVFFIWRILGAAKSVNFIYGKMLVIGLAVTFASQFILSILTNLGLSPLPGVAMPFMSFGGSHILLEMIAVGLILSIFRKRKAADILWLDVKNNT